In Treponema sp. OMZ 798, the following proteins share a genomic window:
- a CDS encoding 16S rRNA (uracil(1498)-N(3))-methyltransferase, translating into MNIVLFSADDFLDDDCVQSYCVNSDLSDLNEERFFQNAEDRCCVFYKNDERYQHIKKVLHLKEGDVFKAGLINGNIGKALISHLSEEKIVFSFSPNASVKSRADKGAGKIDDNTDADKIERKPLPLPPIKIILGFPRPIQLRRILRDAASLGFAEIILCGTELGERSYLRSNLSSSEEIKKYIIDGISQAGQTLMPKFYFCNSVKEALKDIKNSSFKGSKVLLDIGAFPSLSTFKMQEGEDLTIAIGSERGWTQNERESFLAEGFVSYSMGKRILRTETALTSALAVLLANNGFWG; encoded by the coding sequence ATGAATATTGTTTTGTTTTCAGCTGATGATTTTTTAGACGATGATTGCGTACAATCTTATTGCGTAAACTCCGATTTATCCGATTTAAATGAAGAAAGATTTTTTCAAAATGCCGAAGATAGGTGCTGTGTTTTTTACAAAAACGATGAACGCTATCAGCACATAAAAAAGGTCTTGCATCTAAAGGAAGGCGATGTTTTTAAGGCCGGTCTTATAAACGGAAACATAGGAAAGGCTCTTATCTCTCACCTTTCCGAAGAAAAAATAGTTTTTTCTTTTTCTCCGAATGCATCCGTCAAAAGCAGGGCCGATAAGGGTGCCGGTAAAATTGATGATAACACAGATGCCGATAAAATTGAAAGAAAACCGCTGCCTCTTCCGCCGATAAAAATAATCTTGGGCTTTCCACGACCCATTCAGTTGAGGCGCATCTTGCGGGATGCGGCTAGTTTGGGTTTTGCAGAAATCATACTATGCGGAACGGAATTGGGAGAGCGTTCCTATTTAAGGTCGAACCTTTCAAGTTCCGAAGAAATAAAAAAATACATTATCGACGGAATCTCGCAAGCAGGCCAAACCCTGATGCCTAAATTTTATTTTTGCAATTCTGTAAAAGAAGCTTTAAAAGATATAAAAAACTCCTCGTTCAAGGGGAGCAAGGTTCTTCTCGACATAGGAGCCTTTCCATCACTTTCTACGTTTAAGATGCAGGAAGGGGAAGATTTAACTATAGCAATCGGAAGCGAGAGGGGCTGGACTCAAAACGAGCGGGAATCATTTTTAGCCGAAGGCTTTGTTTCTTACTCGATGGGAAAACGCATCTTACGCACCGAAACTGCTCTTACTTCCGCCTTAGCCGTTCTCCTTGCAAACAACGGTTTTTGGGGATAG
- a CDS encoding MATE family efflux transporter, giving the protein MKLKFIGQTTAQRRELILTASPIKTLIILSLPALMMAMLQAMMPFTDGLFINRLTDHVTASAVSFSQPIIFIVLALGQGLSVGATAIIGQLNGRGNIDESKKIATQIFVFAFLLGLVSIPVLFILGTVISYTLKSEIAPLVFRYISLYCLVMPLSFMEAIYNGIKNANGKPEAPFIRMIIMLIIKIIGNFIFLYIFRMKIDGCVLASLLANIVVAAWMFYDLFLKPTPDKLTLKQFKFSSPAIYELLRVGFPAMLNYAFIYVGFFLINREMEPYGAVILNGQSIANNISTICFNIPGCFSAAVTTMVSMNIGSENPQKAKRSCLLGCITSAISGAVLIAIIVPSSAYLVSMFKPEMPQIGEIAVKALHIYTYSVIGFGICMTIQGAFIGLGKTKVPLMLGILRIWLLRYIFIITTEKYLSYYSIYWGNLFSNITAGLIAVILILNTKWVSGIKK; this is encoded by the coding sequence ATGAAGCTTAAATTTATAGGACAAACCACAGCACAAAGGCGAGAGCTTATTTTAACCGCTTCACCTATCAAAACATTAATCATCCTTTCTTTACCGGCTCTTATGATGGCTATGCTGCAAGCTATGATGCCTTTTACTGACGGTCTCTTTATAAACAGACTTACCGACCATGTAACGGCAAGTGCAGTCAGCTTTTCCCAGCCTATTATCTTCATTGTCCTAGCGCTTGGTCAAGGCTTAAGCGTTGGAGCTACAGCAATTATCGGACAGCTCAACGGGCGCGGAAACATAGATGAAAGCAAAAAAATTGCCACGCAGATTTTCGTATTTGCCTTTTTGTTGGGATTGGTTTCAATTCCCGTTTTATTTATACTGGGAACGGTAATAAGCTATACGCTCAAAAGTGAAATAGCTCCGCTGGTTTTTAGGTATATTTCGCTTTATTGTCTTGTAATGCCTCTCAGCTTTATGGAAGCTATATACAACGGTATAAAAAATGCCAACGGAAAGCCGGAAGCTCCCTTTATAAGAATGATCATAATGCTTATCATAAAAATCATAGGCAACTTTATCTTTTTATATATTTTTAGAATGAAAATAGACGGCTGTGTTCTCGCCTCTCTTTTAGCCAATATTGTAGTCGCAGCGTGGATGTTCTACGATCTTTTTTTGAAACCAACACCCGATAAACTAACTTTAAAACAATTTAAATTCTCCTCTCCTGCGATATACGAATTATTACGGGTCGGCTTCCCGGCAATGCTCAATTATGCCTTTATATATGTAGGCTTTTTTTTAATAAACAGAGAAATGGAGCCTTACGGCGCAGTAATCTTAAATGGTCAAAGTATTGCAAACAATATATCTACAATTTGTTTCAATATACCCGGCTGCTTTAGCGCTGCAGTTACAACTATGGTAAGTATGAATATAGGCTCCGAAAATCCCCAAAAAGCAAAGCGGTCCTGCCTTTTAGGCTGTATCACAAGTGCAATAAGCGGAGCAGTCCTTATAGCTATCATAGTGCCGTCTTCAGCCTATCTTGTATCAATGTTTAAGCCCGAAATGCCCCAAATAGGGGAAATCGCAGTAAAGGCCCTGCACATTTACACCTACTCGGTAATAGGATTCGGTATATGTATGACAATTCAGGGAGCCTTTATCGGCCTCGGAAAAACCAAGGTTCCGTTAATGTTGGGTATTTTGCGTATCTGGCTTTTGCGCTACATATTTATAATTACAACCGAAAAATATCTTTCCTATTACTCGATATACTGGGGAAATCTTTTTTCGAACATAACGGCCGGTCTGATTGCCGTAATTTTAATCCTAAACACCAAATGGGTGTCGGGAATAAAAAAATAG
- a CDS encoding Rpn family recombination-promoting nuclease/putative transposase, with product MEKLFKITLRNDYAFKRVFGVEENKDILQDFLECILDIPPETIAGLELLDKEFHRDSITDKTGVLDVKLRLKNNTIIDIEIQNRWNSEFAQRTIFYWAKMYTENLKTGEVYTKLPKCITINIVGEGFNLNNLIHSEYNVVEKHLNDKLSDELEIHFLNLAKIEEQENIEQDEKKKKLYNWLKFIETDDREVRNMLAQESPMMAKANTTIEIMEMSPKEKWLYENRMKYEHDKASWKHVGYQEGIEQGAYQKALETAAAFKKLGIDIDKIAQGTGLSIQEIQAL from the coding sequence ATGGAAAAACTATTTAAAATCACTCTCCGTAACGACTATGCCTTTAAACGAGTGTTCGGAGTAGAGGAAAACAAAGACATTCTTCAAGATTTTCTGGAATGTATTTTGGACATTCCACCTGAAACCATCGCAGGCTTGGAACTTCTGGATAAGGAGTTTCATAGGGATTCGATAACCGATAAAACGGGTGTTTTAGATGTAAAACTACGCCTAAAAAACAATACCATTATCGATATAGAAATTCAAAACAGGTGGAACAGTGAGTTTGCTCAAAGAACTATCTTTTATTGGGCTAAAATGTATACGGAAAACTTAAAAACAGGTGAAGTGTATACAAAATTGCCTAAATGTATTACAATAAACATAGTGGGTGAAGGTTTTAATTTGAACAATCTGATTCACAGTGAGTATAATGTAGTAGAGAAGCACTTGAACGACAAACTTTCTGATGAACTTGAAATCCACTTTTTAAACTTAGCCAAGATTGAAGAACAAGAAAATATTGAACAGGATGAAAAGAAAAAAAAACTTTATAACTGGTTGAAGTTTATTGAAACCGATGATAGGGAGGTCCGTAATATGTTAGCCCAAGAATCACCGATGATGGCAAAAGCAAATACAACTATTGAAATAATGGAAATGAGCCCGAAAGAAAAATGGCTTTATGAAAACCGAATGAAATACGAACATGACAAGGCTTCTTGGAAACATGTTGGTTATCAAGAGGGGATTGAACAAGGAGCCTACCAAAAAGCTCTTGAAACAGCGGCTGCTTTTAAAAAACTTGGAATTGATATTGATAAAATAGCCCAAGGAACAGGTTTAAGCATTCAGGAAATCCAAGCCCTATAA
- a CDS encoding RNA methyltransferase, protein MGKKFEKELPVCGFESCLALAKHHPEKISRLFFSEKRAKQFGEVCKYLASNKRLYRIVSDDELERLSESVHHQGVTAMIFEPEIPVLEHETINIWAQNRAQVLMLDEIGNANNLGAIIRSAAFFGIENIVLTKEDKQASITTSAYRVAQGGMEFVNIFKVSSTAWFLRQCRGRLTCIGTDLKAHHEIADMGRLIERDEACVIVLGNEERGISEEAKKLCSHLVKIKGSGNVESLNVAQAATLFCHALSAINLRSF, encoded by the coding sequence ATGGGTAAGAAATTTGAAAAAGAATTGCCGGTTTGCGGCTTTGAAAGCTGTCTAGCCTTGGCAAAACATCATCCCGAAAAAATCTCACGCCTGTTTTTTTCGGAAAAAAGAGCAAAACAGTTCGGCGAGGTTTGTAAGTATTTGGCTTCCAATAAGAGATTATATAGAATAGTCTCCGATGATGAGCTGGAAAGGCTCTCCGAATCGGTTCATCATCAGGGGGTAACGGCGATGATTTTTGAGCCCGAGATCCCTGTATTGGAACATGAAACGATAAACATTTGGGCTCAAAATAGGGCTCAGGTTTTGATGCTCGATGAAATAGGAAATGCAAACAACCTCGGTGCGATAATAAGGAGTGCTGCCTTTTTCGGTATAGAAAACATAGTTTTAACAAAGGAAGATAAACAGGCTTCGATTACTACCTCGGCTTACAGGGTAGCTCAAGGCGGAATGGAATTTGTGAACATTTTTAAGGTTTCGTCAACGGCTTGGTTTTTGCGTCAGTGCCGCGGAAGGCTCACATGTATAGGAACCGACTTAAAAGCCCACCACGAAATAGCCGACATGGGAAGATTGATCGAAAGGGATGAGGCTTGCGTAATTGTTCTAGGAAATGAAGAAAGGGGAATAAGCGAGGAAGCTAAAAAGCTTTGCTCGCACCTTGTAAAAATAAAGGGAAGCGGCAATGTGGAAAGCTTAAACGTCGCCCAAGCCGCAACCCTTTTTTGCCATGCTCTTAGTGCAATAAATCTTCGATCTTTTTAA
- the mgtE gene encoding magnesium transporter, with protein sequence MELEENKFEQIEYLLSEKRYIEVQRLLADLNEVDIAEFLEAESAQNAILMFRMLPKSMAAEVFTLLPTEQQSKFIAAATDRELVSILDEIFLDDMVDIVEEMPANVVKKILKNTGSEERMLINQFLKYPKDSAGSLMTIEYVGLKKGMTVEQALAYIRKIGLESETIYTCYVTDRNRILEGFISLKELVLADGDKKIEQIFNKEYICVNTHDDQEKVAFTFKKYGFLALPVVDNENRLIGIITVDDIMDVMEQEATEDFQRMAGMQPNEETYLETGIFKLAKHRIGWLLLLMVSETFTGTIIERYNHLLASMTILTAFIPMLMDTGGNSGNQSSTLIIRGLATGEIDLKDWKKVFFKELGIAVLVGLILGIFSFLKSVFLGGKNPMIALTVGATLVATVTIAKITGGLLPIMAKKLKLDPAIMAGPLITTIVDTVSLIIYFKIAAVLCAGMF encoded by the coding sequence ATGGAATTGGAAGAAAATAAGTTTGAACAAATCGAATATTTATTATCCGAAAAACGGTATATTGAAGTACAAAGGCTTTTGGCCGATTTAAACGAGGTAGATATAGCCGAATTTCTTGAGGCCGAATCGGCACAAAATGCCATTCTTATGTTCAGAATGCTGCCTAAGAGCATGGCCGCCGAAGTTTTTACCCTCCTTCCTACAGAACAGCAAAGTAAATTTATAGCTGCCGCTACAGACAGGGAGCTGGTTTCCATCTTGGATGAAATCTTCTTGGACGATATGGTAGATATTGTTGAAGAGATGCCTGCAAATGTCGTAAAAAAAATCCTAAAAAATACGGGCAGTGAAGAGCGGATGCTCATAAATCAGTTTTTAAAATATCCCAAAGATTCGGCGGGAAGCCTTATGACCATCGAGTACGTAGGCTTAAAAAAAGGAATGACCGTTGAGCAGGCCCTTGCCTACATCCGCAAGATAGGTTTGGAAAGTGAAACCATTTACACCTGCTATGTTACCGACCGAAATCGCATTCTTGAAGGCTTTATTTCTTTAAAAGAATTGGTACTCGCCGATGGGGACAAAAAGATTGAGCAGATTTTTAATAAAGAGTATATCTGCGTGAACACCCATGACGATCAAGAAAAGGTTGCCTTCACTTTTAAAAAGTACGGCTTTTTGGCCCTCCCTGTTGTCGATAACGAAAACCGGCTCATCGGCATTATTACCGTTGACGACATAATGGATGTTATGGAGCAGGAGGCTACCGAGGACTTCCAGAGGATGGCCGGTATGCAGCCCAACGAAGAAACCTACCTCGAAACCGGAATTTTTAAACTTGCAAAGCATAGAATAGGCTGGCTTCTTTTGCTCATGGTATCCGAAACCTTTACGGGAACCATAATCGAACGCTATAACCATTTACTTGCCTCTATGACTATTTTGACGGCCTTTATTCCCATGCTGATGGATACGGGAGGAAATTCGGGAAATCAGTCTTCCACCCTCATTATCCGAGGTTTGGCCACAGGAGAAATCGACTTAAAGGATTGGAAAAAGGTATTTTTTAAAGAACTGGGTATCGCCGTTTTGGTAGGTCTTATCTTAGGTATTTTTAGTTTTTTAAAATCGGTTTTCCTCGGAGGAAAGAACCCTATGATAGCCCTTACTGTGGGAGCCACCCTCGTTGCAACCGTAACTATCGCAAAGATTACGGGAGGTCTTCTCCCTATTATGGCAAAAAAATTAAAGCTCGACCCCGCAATTATGGCAGGGCCCTTAATTACAACCATTGTAGACACTGTAAGTTTGATTATCTATTTTAAGATAGCCGCAGTTTTGTGTGCAGGGATGTTTTAG
- a CDS encoding HAD family hydrolase: protein MKKACIFDLDGTLTNSLYSIAHFLNTETAKHGIPAVDPEEFKILTGNGARKLVQRVLERSGKNDKELEEKILTGYNAAYDADPVYLCEAYPGIKELLAGLIKNGISVNVLSNKPHSTTEKVVKTIFGENTFSCILGARDSVALKPDPAGVYEILKMLNLEKKDFLYIGDTATDVQTGKNAGLFTIGVLWGFRKRPELENAGADAIISSPEEILRLALA from the coding sequence ATGAAAAAAGCATGTATTTTTGATTTGGACGGAACCTTAACCAATTCTCTTTACTCGATAGCTCATTTTTTAAATACGGAAACGGCCAAGCACGGCATACCGGCTGTCGATCCTGAAGAATTTAAAATTTTAACCGGCAACGGAGCAAGAAAGCTCGTACAAAGAGTGCTTGAACGCTCAGGAAAAAATGACAAAGAATTGGAAGAAAAAATCCTTACAGGTTATAATGCAGCCTATGATGCCGACCCTGTTTATCTTTGTGAAGCCTACCCCGGAATCAAAGAGCTTTTAGCCGGCCTAATCAAAAACGGAATTTCGGTAAACGTGCTTTCAAATAAACCCCACTCGACGACAGAAAAGGTTGTTAAAACCATCTTCGGCGAAAACACCTTTTCGTGTATCCTTGGTGCCAGGGATTCCGTAGCCCTGAAGCCTGACCCCGCAGGCGTCTATGAAATTTTAAAAATGCTTAATCTCGAAAAAAAAGATTTTCTTTACATAGGAGACACGGCAACGGATGTTCAAACCGGAAAAAATGCAGGTCTTTTTACTATCGGCGTTTTATGGGGTTTTAGAAAGCGTCCCGAATTGGAAAACGCAGGAGCTGATGCAATAATTTCAAGTCCTGAAGAAATCCTAAGGCTTGCCTTAGCCTAA
- a CDS encoding diacylglycerol/polyprenol kinase family protein: MSFLRNLRYKKLSQNARVEDLVKETFRKAIHLCAALVPLFARYFFYPTVIALSVITCLYIVFEILRLRGHQIFMVSSITGFAARERDKGKFVLGPVTLSAGVISTLLIFPFKDASIGIMALALGDGLASLVGKFWGRHHLNISKDKTIAGSIACFTAVFISTFAISLSLVKSLFIAGIAAGTEALPLKDFDNILIPLVCAGVALVLGM, encoded by the coding sequence ATGAGTTTTTTAAGAAATCTACGGTATAAAAAGCTTTCTCAAAATGCAAGGGTAGAGGATCTGGTAAAAGAAACCTTCCGCAAAGCTATTCATCTTTGTGCAGCCCTTGTTCCCCTCTTTGCAAGATACTTTTTTTATCCGACAGTTATAGCCTTGTCCGTAATAACATGTCTTTATATAGTCTTTGAAATTTTAAGGTTAAGGGGCCATCAAATTTTTATGGTTTCAAGCATTACGGGCTTTGCAGCAAGAGAACGGGATAAGGGAAAATTTGTGTTAGGGCCCGTAACTCTTTCGGCCGGGGTTATCAGCACTCTTCTTATCTTTCCGTTTAAGGATGCAAGTATAGGAATTATGGCCTTGGCCCTAGGCGACGGCCTTGCAAGCCTTGTAGGAAAATTTTGGGGAAGGCATCACTTAAATATTTCCAAGGATAAAACCATAGCAGGAAGCATAGCCTGTTTTACGGCGGTTTTTATTTCTACCTTCGCAATAAGTCTGAGTCTTGTAAAAAGCTTGTTTATTGCCGGCATCGCTGCAGGAACGGAAGCCCTCCCTCTAAAAGATTTTGATAATATACTGATTCCTCTGGTTTGTGCAGGGGTTGCTCTTGTGTTGGGCATGTAA